A single Marinitoga aeolica DNA region contains:
- the murC gene encoding UDP-N-acetylmuramate--L-alanine ligase, producing the protein MKYFFSGIGGIGMSSLALYTKYKGFDVSGSNNLESERTKYLQNKNINVNIGHSEENVKGIDLIIKSTAIKDTNPEIQYAKKFNIPVLNRMEYLNYILKSNYSVGITGTDGKTTTTAMISHILKKSHFDPTVFLGGIHDSLEDGNFRIGSGPIISEVDESDGFIRNTVSDVSIITNLRPDHLEHYNNSFENLVDSIYNHASNARDFVLLNGDDSILNTFYDNLVIKFGSTDKSEYYFTNRVPHGYYQTFDVNYKNKFIGKIKMNLPGIHYAYDAIAAIAYALEAGVSFEKIKTAFETFNSVNRRFNVLFKNSHIFVVDDYAHTPEEVEHTIKAAREYFPGYPIIAIFQPHRYTRLFRHYKKFSHVLKKADRVFVYRIYSAFEDPIEGVDELKMARLIENSEFIDSENQMIDKVLDISDGVFLFLGAGDITNVAKKVSDIFIKKYESVI; encoded by the coding sequence ATGAAATACTTTTTTTCCGGTATTGGCGGAATTGGAATGAGTTCTTTAGCTCTTTATACAAAATATAAAGGTTTTGATGTTTCTGGTTCAAATAATCTTGAAAGCGAAAGAACAAAATATTTACAAAACAAAAATATAAACGTTAATATAGGGCATAGTGAAGAAAATGTAAAAGGAATAGATTTGATTATAAAAAGCACAGCTATTAAAGATACAAATCCCGAAATTCAATATGCAAAAAAATTCAATATACCTGTTTTAAATAGAATGGAGTATTTAAATTACATTTTGAAAAGCAATTATAGTGTCGGAATTACTGGAACAGATGGAAAAACAACTACTACAGCTATGATATCTCATATTTTAAAAAAATCTCATTTTGATCCAACTGTATTTCTTGGTGGAATACACGATAGCTTAGAAGATGGTAACTTCAGGATAGGTTCTGGACCTATTATTAGCGAAGTTGATGAAAGTGACGGATTCATTAGAAATACAGTTTCAGATGTTTCTATAATAACAAATTTAAGACCAGATCATTTAGAACATTATAATAATTCATTTGAAAATCTTGTTGATTCTATCTATAATCATGCGTCAAACGCCAGAGATTTCGTTTTATTAAATGGTGATGACTCTATATTAAATACTTTCTATGATAATTTAGTAATTAAATTTGGTTCAACAGATAAATCTGAATATTATTTCACAAATAGAGTTCCACACGGATATTATCAAACATTTGATGTTAATTACAAAAATAAATTTATTGGAAAAATAAAAATGAATTTACCTGGCATTCATTATGCATATGATGCAATTGCTGCTATCGCATATGCATTGGAGGCGGGCGTTAGTTTTGAAAAAATAAAAACTGCATTTGAAACATTCAATTCTGTTAATAGAAGATTTAATGTATTATTTAAAAACAGTCATATTTTTGTTGTAGACGACTATGCACATACTCCGGAAGAAGTGGAACATACAATTAAAGCTGCCAGAGAATATTTCCCAGGATATCCTATAATTGCAATATTTCAACCTCATAGATACACAAGATTATTCAGACATTACAAAAAATTCAGCCATGTTCTAAAAAAAGCAGATAGAGTTTTTGTATATAGGATCTATTCCGCATTTGAAGACCCCATCGAAGGTGTTGATGAATTAAAGATGGCAAGATTAATAGAAAACTCTGAATTTATTGATTCAGAAAACCAAATGATAGATAAAGTTTTAGATATAAGTGATGGTGTATTTTTATTTCTTGGTGCTGGAGACATAACAAATGTTGCAAAAAAAGTTAGCGATATATTTATAAAAAAATATGAAAGTGTAATATAA
- a CDS encoding UDP-N-acetylglucosamine--N-acetylmuramyl-(pentapeptide) pyrophosphoryl-undecaprenol N-acetylglucosamine transferase, with product MKYNIVVSGGGTGGHYYPAYSVIKELENNIDFNLTYFTIYNRLDYFKVPQDFPEATHIPLRVKGLIRPLYSIKNISILLNTYKNYLKVKKIMKNNRPDFVILTGGYVTVPVGLAAKDLKIPIFILEQNKIMGIANKVLSKYAKKIFLTFKNTIGNKYPEKSIISGNPLRVPNTINRTKLLKNLKFDDNKPLVTVFGGSLGSDFIDNLMIDVYNHINDINFLHISKNLKSQWSNVRVFKYLDNLTEYLSISDMAISRGGATSLSEIDFFELPAIIIPWGNSAENQQFLNAKSFNKENIHIFTENDINSKDIIDIISNVHKRKDYIIKKENPSKIITKTILDSLGGA from the coding sequence ATGAAGTATAATATTGTTGTGTCAGGTGGTGGTACCGGTGGACATTACTATCCTGCTTATTCAGTTATCAAAGAATTAGAAAACAATATAGATTTTAATTTAACATATTTTACTATATACAACAGATTGGATTACTTTAAAGTGCCTCAAGATTTTCCAGAAGCTACACATATCCCATTAAGGGTAAAAGGCTTAATAAGACCTTTGTATTCAATAAAAAATATCAGCATATTATTAAACACATATAAAAATTATTTGAAAGTAAAAAAAATAATGAAAAATAACAGACCTGATTTTGTTATATTAACTGGAGGGTATGTTACCGTTCCTGTAGGATTAGCTGCAAAAGATCTAAAAATTCCTATATTTATACTTGAACAAAATAAAATTATGGGAATAGCTAATAAAGTTTTAAGTAAATATGCAAAAAAAATATTTTTAACCTTTAAAAATACAATTGGAAATAAGTATCCAGAAAAAAGTATAATTAGCGGAAATCCTTTAAGAGTTCCAAACACCATTAACAGAACAAAATTACTGAAAAATTTAAAATTTGATGATAACAAACCATTAGTTACTGTATTTGGCGGAAGTCTTGGCTCAGATTTTATTGATAATCTAATGATAGATGTTTACAATCACATTAACGACATTAATTTCTTACATATTTCAAAAAATTTAAAATCACAGTGGAGTAATGTAAGAGTTTTTAAATATTTAGATAATTTAACTGAATACCTCTCTATTAGTGACATGGCAATCAGCCGTGGAGGAGCAACAAGTTTATCAGAGATTGACTTTTTTGAATTACCTGCTATAATTATACCGTGGGGAAATTCAGCAGAAAATCAACAATTTTTAAACGCAAAGAGTTTTAATAAAGAAAATATACATATATTTACTGAAAATGACATAAATTCAAAAGATATAATTGATATAATATCTAATGTACATAAAAGAAAAGATTATATTATAAAAAAGGAAAACCCTTCAAAAATTATTACAAAAACTATTTTAGATTCATTAGGAGGCGCCTAA
- a CDS encoding FtsW/RodA/SpoVE family cell cycle protein, with translation MNKNKVLKNRIILFIITVGMALTLGTFFVYSSLKAMEYTFSSVQIDKMFQKHIFTILLSSFLGFIAFVLSKFITKSKHFMNLLFIFFTMLLVLVLTQTPINGTKRWITLLGIQVQPSEFMKLFLPLYLSWYYYKIKGKKSNFTFGIIIPMFIIFLEVGLIFLEPDLSASILIFILSILTIYVNGVKNIHFYLTIALIIILGIFIITNTDFLQGYQKSRLEKFSNKEENYQLQQSLDAITNGGLFGSGTFIGEEKYTVPYSYSDFIIAVIGEEWGKIGIIMVITLYFLISRELILISHYIRNSAAQNFMVIFAFWIFFQSFINIGVSVGMLPTTGVTLPLMSYGNSSLLITLVSIGYIMGMIYYEIIEEQPTDEIENEKKVENTDEV, from the coding sequence GTGAATAAAAATAAAGTATTAAAAAATAGAATTATCTTATTCATAATCACAGTTGGAATGGCTTTGACATTGGGTACATTTTTTGTTTATAGTTCTTTAAAAGCTATGGAATACACTTTTTCATCAGTGCAAATTGATAAAATGTTTCAAAAACACATTTTTACAATATTATTATCATCATTTTTAGGATTCATAGCTTTTGTTTTATCCAAATTCATTACAAAAAGCAAACACTTTATGAATTTACTCTTTATATTTTTTACAATGTTATTGGTTTTGGTTCTAACTCAAACACCTATAAATGGCACGAAGCGCTGGATAACATTATTGGGTATTCAAGTTCAACCATCTGAGTTTATGAAATTATTTTTGCCATTATATTTATCCTGGTACTATTATAAAATCAAAGGAAAAAAATCTAATTTTACTTTTGGAATTATAATTCCTATGTTTATTATTTTCCTGGAAGTTGGATTAATATTTCTAGAACCTGATTTAAGCGCGTCTATTCTAATATTTATACTTTCAATACTTACAATTTATGTAAATGGCGTAAAAAATATACATTTTTATTTGACTATAGCTTTAATAATAATATTAGGGATATTTATTATAACAAATACTGATTTTTTACAGGGATATCAAAAATCCCGTTTAGAAAAATTCTCAAATAAAGAGGAAAATTACCAGCTTCAACAATCTCTCGACGCTATAACCAATGGTGGTTTGTTTGGTTCTGGAACCTTTATTGGTGAGGAAAAATACACTGTTCCATATTCATACAGTGATTTTATTATAGCTGTAATTGGTGAAGAATGGGGGAAAATAGGTATTATAATGGTTATTACATTATATTTCTTAATTTCGAGGGAATTGATTCTAATATCTCATTATATTAGAAATTCTGCTGCTCAAAATTTTATGGTAATTTTTGCATTCTGGATATTTTTCCAAAGTTTTATTAACATTGGAGTTTCTGTTGGCATGTTACCAACCACAGGAGTTACACTCCCATTAATGAGTTATGGAAATTCATCATTATTAATAACTCTTGTTTCAATTGGCTATATCATGGGTATGATTTACTATGAAATTATAGAAGAACAACCAACTGATGAAATTGAAAATGAAAAAAAGGTGGAAAATACTGATGAAGTATAA
- the murD gene encoding UDP-N-acetylmuramoyl-L-alanine--D-glutamate ligase, whose translation MKICLVGYGISNEELLKNILIYEDDEICVSNNKGFSDKEILFFKNNNILYEEKHGELLKNSDLAIISPGINPKSLPIKIIKENNIPYTTEIEYAWEKIKMKNPKAIFIAITGTNGKSTTTKLIGHILKNTYNTFIGGNLGTPLSTAEFNKEIYVVEVSSFQLFWSKEFTPEFSVLINLMPDHLDWHSSIEEYYNTKINLILKSINTEGLGFVNSNLKSYFDFNNKNLFFFGENGDYLWNDNMIKTKNNINIKIKNESLKLDIYKEDVLAAVAISLNLGISKELIEKNIESFRTLEHRLEFVGEYKNIKFYNDSKATNVHAAFSAYKSFRNKNYIALLSGRPKNEDMSDFLNELQKNAKKVIVFGEMVMEVKKYPFFTNYIIEKDLTAAFKKAVSLADRDDCIILSPAGASYDLFKNYKERGKAFKEEVYKLMEMI comes from the coding sequence ATGAAAATCTGTCTCGTAGGATATGGTATAAGTAATGAAGAACTTTTAAAAAATATTCTGATATACGAAGATGATGAAATATGCGTAAGTAATAATAAAGGTTTTTCTGATAAAGAAATTCTGTTTTTTAAAAATAACAATATTTTGTATGAAGAAAAACATGGAGAATTATTAAAAAATTCTGATCTGGCAATAATCAGCCCTGGTATAAATCCTAAAAGTCTTCCTATAAAAATTATAAAAGAAAATAATATTCCATATACTACAGAAATTGAATATGCCTGGGAAAAAATAAAAATGAAAAACCCTAAAGCTATTTTTATAGCTATTACAGGAACAAATGGAAAGTCTACAACTACTAAATTAATAGGTCATATATTAAAAAATACATATAATACATTTATTGGAGGAAATCTTGGAACCCCTCTTTCGACTGCTGAATTTAACAAAGAAATATATGTAGTTGAAGTTTCCAGCTTTCAATTATTCTGGAGCAAAGAATTTACTCCAGAATTTTCTGTTTTAATAAACCTAATGCCAGACCATTTAGATTGGCATTCTTCAATTGAGGAATATTATAACACAAAAATAAATTTAATCTTAAAAAGTATTAATACCGAAGGGCTTGGTTTCGTTAATTCAAATCTCAAATCCTATTTTGATTTTAATAATAAAAATCTATTTTTCTTCGGGGAAAACGGTGACTATTTATGGAATGATAACATGATAAAAACAAAAAATAATATTAACATAAAAATAAAAAACGAATCGTTAAAATTGGATATATATAAAGAAGATGTTTTAGCTGCTGTGGCAATATCTCTAAACCTTGGCATATCAAAAGAATTAATTGAAAAAAATATAGAATCATTTAGAACATTAGAACACAGATTAGAATTTGTTGGAGAATATAAAAATATAAAATTTTACAATGATTCAAAAGCAACAAATGTACATGCAGCATTTTCTGCATATAAATCTTTTAGAAATAAAAATTATATTGCTTTATTGTCTGGGCGCCCTAAAAATGAAGATATGTCCGACTTTTTAAATGAATTGCAAAAAAACGCAAAAAAAGTTATCGTTTTTGGAGAAATGGTTATGGAAGTAAAAAAATACCCTTTTTTTACAAATTATATTATAGAAAAAGATTTAACTGCTGCGTTTAAAAAAGCTGTTTCGTTAGCTGATAGAGATGATTGTATAATATTATCACCTGCAGGTGCAAGTTATGACCTTTTTAAAAATTACAAAGAACGAGGAAAAGCCTTTAAAGAAGAAGTGTACAAGCTAATGGAGATGATATAG
- the mraY gene encoding phospho-N-acetylmuramoyl-pentapeptide-transferase: MAPAYGDSSKNFLIIKLKEKINYKNIKEEEMLLPISLIIIFIEFLLYPKYINWARKKQFGQYIRPEGPDLHGYKQGTPTAGGIIFIPVIAILNFIGFIFLKDVVFLYIAISALLFSFIGFFDDFKSILKKEAMGLTPKGKLILQILFSVILYFLFFKFSSPFKLNIPYIKNTFEINSIIYFILYIFLYTGFSNATNLTDGLDGLAGGTFTISSIFTILIAILSFNAPVYLLFSIVLPISIFLIFNAKPAKIFMGDTGSLALGAILSALTTYYHIELFLLFTGFIFIIETLSVIIQVISFKITGKRVFLMSPIHHHFELKKWPEENITFRFIIINLIFSIIALGGIL; this comes from the coding sequence ATGGCACCGGCTTATGGAGATTCGTCGAAGAACTTTTTAATAATAAAACTTAAAGAGAAAATAAATTATAAAAACATCAAGGAGGAAGAAATGTTATTACCGATATCTCTCATCATTATCTTTATTGAATTTTTATTATATCCAAAATATATCAATTGGGCAAGAAAAAAACAATTTGGACAATATATCCGTCCCGAAGGACCAGATCTTCATGGGTACAAGCAAGGAACTCCAACAGCTGGTGGTATTATATTTATTCCGGTAATTGCTATTTTAAATTTTATAGGTTTTATATTTTTAAAAGATGTTGTATTTTTATATATAGCTATTTCCGCATTATTATTTAGTTTTATAGGTTTTTTCGATGATTTTAAATCTATATTAAAAAAAGAAGCTATGGGACTAACTCCAAAAGGAAAATTAATATTACAGATATTATTTTCAGTGATATTATATTTCCTTTTTTTCAAGTTTTCTTCTCCTTTTAAACTAAATATTCCCTATATAAAAAATACTTTTGAGATTAACTCCATAATATACTTTATTTTATATATTTTTCTTTATACTGGATTTTCTAATGCAACAAATCTCACAGATGGTCTTGACGGTTTGGCTGGTGGTACATTTACAATTTCTTCTATATTTACAATATTAATAGCTATATTATCATTTAATGCGCCAGTATATTTACTATTTTCAATTGTACTTCCTATATCAATTTTTCTTATTTTTAATGCAAAACCTGCAAAAATCTTTATGGGAGATACTGGTTCTTTAGCTCTTGGCGCAATTTTAAGTGCTTTAACCACATATTATCATATTGAACTTTTTTTATTATTTACTGGCTTTATATTCATCATTGAAACCTTAAGCGTTATTATTCAAGTAATATCATTTAAAATAACTGGAAAAAGAGTCTTTTTAATGTCACCCATACATCATCATTTTGAATTAAAAAAATGGCCGGAGGAAAATATTACATTTAGATTTATTATTATTAACTTAATATTTTCTATAATAGCTCTTGGAGGTATATTATGA
- a CDS encoding UDP-N-acetylmuramoyl-tripeptide--D-alanyl-D-alanine ligase: MNNHYEIDSRNVKEGDIFIAINGERNNGHDFVNDAFSKGAKSAIVEEKRNYIKDVILVDNVINYINDISSKYLKSHSKIRIGITGSNGKTTTKFFLFHLLSYGFNVFTTEKNYNTEIGIPLSILNNYRNEPVSILEMGLRKENDIEYLSKYYNPNVSLILNIGSSHLEFFKTREKIAEEKLKILSHSEKPGIAFINGDEPLLNIKYPSDIKTFKFGEKPENDGYLIDFEYLNGNTRAFYNIYGENLMLTFNGIWNKGQLLDALAALMVSLYFEIPLDPFYISSFRLPEKRFNLKQYKDSIIINDAYNASKEAFFAAFESFKKMEFDNKKILLMAEVLEIGKQSYEYHKEIIEKAKEFFDEIYFYDPKEKFDFKDVYFIKNKDDVFRVLNTPKSFIYVKGSNGTGLWRFVEELFNNKT, from the coding sequence ATGAATAATCATTATGAAATAGATTCGAGAAATGTTAAAGAAGGAGATATTTTTATTGCTATTAATGGAGAACGTAATAATGGCCATGACTTTGTTAATGACGCTTTTAGCAAAGGCGCTAAAAGCGCTATAGTTGAAGAAAAAAGAAATTATATAAAAGATGTCATTTTAGTGGATAATGTAATTAATTACATAAACGATATTTCCTCAAAATATCTGAAATCACATTCTAAAATCAGAATAGGCATTACAGGTTCAAATGGAAAAACTACCACAAAGTTTTTCCTTTTTCATTTATTATCATATGGATTTAATGTTTTTACAACAGAAAAAAATTATAATACTGAGATAGGTATTCCTTTAAGCATACTAAATAATTACAGGAATGAGCCAGTTTCAATTTTAGAAATGGGATTAAGAAAAGAAAATGATATAGAATATCTTTCTAAATATTATAATCCAAATGTTTCCCTTATTCTTAATATAGGTAGTTCACATTTGGAATTTTTTAAAACAAGAGAGAAAATTGCAGAAGAAAAATTAAAAATTTTGTCACATAGCGAAAAACCAGGTATTGCATTCATTAATGGTGATGAACCATTATTGAATATAAAATATCCTTCAGATATTAAAACTTTTAAATTTGGTGAAAAACCCGAAAATGACGGATATTTAATTGATTTTGAATATTTAAATGGAAATACGCGAGCTTTTTATAATATTTATGGTGAAAATTTAATGCTTACTTTCAACGGAATATGGAATAAGGGTCAATTATTAGATGCATTAGCTGCTTTAATGGTTTCATTATACTTCGAAATACCATTAGACCCTTTTTATATTTCAAGTTTTAGATTACCGGAAAAGAGATTTAATTTAAAACAATATAAGGATTCGATTATTATAAATGATGCCTATAATGCCTCAAAAGAAGCTTTTTTTGCCGCTTTTGAAAGTTTTAAAAAAATGGAATTCGATAATAAAAAGATATTATTAATGGCAGAGGTTTTAGAAATTGGAAAGCAAAGTTATGAATATCATAAAGAAATAATTGAAAAGGCTAAAGAATTTTTTGATGAAATTTATTTTTACGATCCAAAAGAAAAATTTGATTTTAAAGATGTGTATTTTATAAAAAACAAAGACGATGTTTTTAGAGTTTTAAATACACCAAAATCTTTTATTTATGTTAAAGGGTCTAATGGCACCGGCTTATGGAGATTCGTCGAAGAACTTTTTAATAATAAAACTTAA